A window from Streptomyces sp. NBC_00299 encodes these proteins:
- a CDS encoding GNAT family N-acetyltransferase → MTDEGIRPAVTADVPAVRAVTDAAYHHYIERIGRVPQPMERDHAANVAEGKVFVAEESGTGRVVGLVVVEAYEDHLYLDNIAVHPDAQGQGVGRRLLHFVDAHARALGLPEVRLYTHALMWENQKIYPKYGYETVEHRVDGPYDRIHYRKRLD, encoded by the coding sequence ATGACCGATGAGGGGATCCGGCCCGCCGTCACCGCCGACGTGCCCGCCGTCAGAGCCGTGACCGACGCCGCCTACCACCACTACATCGAGCGGATCGGCAGGGTCCCGCAACCCATGGAGCGGGACCACGCGGCCAACGTGGCCGAGGGGAAGGTGTTCGTCGCGGAGGAGTCCGGCACGGGGCGCGTGGTCGGGCTCGTCGTGGTCGAGGCGTACGAGGATCACCTGTACCTCGACAACATCGCCGTCCACCCCGACGCCCAGGGACAGGGCGTGGGGCGACGGCTGCTGCACTTCGTGGACGCACACGCGCGTGCGCTGGGTCTGCCCGAGGTCAGGCTCTACACGCACGCGTTGATGTGGGAGAACCAGAAGATCTACCCGAAGTACGGCTACGAGACCGTCGAGCATCGCGTGGACGGGCCGTACGACCGCATCCACTACCGCAAGCGGCTCGACTGA
- a CDS encoding class I SAM-dependent methyltransferase: MTNGEQAITGADPVRDPDRGTDWDAAAASFDDEPDHGLRDPEVRRAWAFRLGSWLPERASDVLDLGCGTGSLSLLAAEQGHRVTGVDRSPVMVDLARAKLAGRDAVFLVGDAAAPPVGEERFDVVLVRHLLWALPDPGRVLRYWRGLLRPGGRFVLVEGVWGTVDAVGLTADRLTGLLAPLVGHVRVERLSDDELLWGKAVDDERYAVVATA, from the coding sequence ATGACGAACGGTGAACAGGCCATCACAGGGGCGGACCCGGTCAGGGACCCGGACAGGGGCACGGACTGGGACGCGGCGGCCGCCTCCTTCGACGACGAGCCCGACCACGGCCTGCGCGACCCCGAGGTGCGCCGGGCCTGGGCCTTCCGGCTGGGGTCCTGGCTGCCCGAGCGTGCGTCCGACGTCCTCGACCTCGGCTGCGGCACCGGCAGTCTGTCGCTTCTCGCCGCCGAACAGGGACACCGGGTCACGGGGGTGGACCGGTCCCCGGTGATGGTGGACCTGGCCCGCGCCAAGCTGGCCGGGCGTGACGCGGTGTTCCTCGTCGGTGACGCCGCGGCGCCGCCGGTGGGGGAGGAGCGGTTCGACGTCGTGCTCGTACGGCACCTCCTGTGGGCGCTGCCCGACCCGGGCCGGGTCCTGCGGTACTGGCGCGGGCTGCTGCGCCCGGGAGGGCGGTTCGTACTGGTCGAGGGCGTGTGGGGGACCGTCGACGCCGTGGGCCTGACGGCGGACCGGCTCACCGGGCTGCTCGCCCCGCTCGTCGGGCACGTGCGCGTGGAGCGTCTGTCGGACGACGAGCTGCTGTGGGGAAAGGCCGTGGACGACGAGCGGTACGCCGTGGTGGCGACGGCCTAG
- a CDS encoding GntR family transcriptional regulator translates to MTLKIHIDDSAAPYEQVRAQISKQARSGVLPVGYRLPTVRGLAESLGLAANTVAKAYRALESDGVIETRGRNGTFVAAAGSAAERELASAAQAYVERARRLGLTEADALAAVQDALRAAYRG, encoded by the coding sequence GTGACATTGAAGATCCACATCGACGACAGTGCCGCGCCGTACGAGCAGGTGCGGGCGCAGATCTCGAAGCAGGCGCGCTCGGGGGTGCTGCCGGTGGGGTACCGGCTGCCGACCGTGCGGGGGCTGGCGGAGTCCCTTGGCCTGGCGGCCAACACGGTCGCCAAGGCCTACCGCGCCCTGGAGAGCGACGGGGTGATCGAGACGCGGGGGCGCAACGGCACGTTCGTGGCCGCGGCGGGCTCCGCCGCGGAACGGGAGCTCGCGTCGGCCGCCCAGGCGTACGTCGAGCGTGCTCGTCGGCTGGGGCTGACGGAGGCGGATGCGCTGGCCGCGGTGCAGGATGCCCTGCGGGCGGCCTACAGGGGCTGA
- a CDS encoding DUF6207 family protein, which yields MAEPGLAVVEVAAADDTTAFAGQELLAERWAIAPANRATRE from the coding sequence GTGGCGGAGCCGGGGCTGGCCGTGGTGGAGGTCGCGGCCGCCGACGATACGACCGCCTTCGCCGGCCAGGAGCTGCTCGCCGAACGGTGGGCGATCGCGCCGGCGAACCGTGCGACCCGGGAGTGA
- a CDS encoding DUF402 domain-containing protein gives MSANSAEQGRPLDVVLVKGGRTKIRYEAELVADDGTRIAVRAPWSGAGVRDFGFVRFEPGDVFTEYYWRDRWYAVKEVRDAAGALKGWYCDVTRPATLSGPELVVEDLDLDLWRSADGTDVRRLDEDEFAESGLAETDPAAAEAAVAALDELEGFATVEGGLESLLA, from the coding sequence ATGTCCGCGAACTCGGCTGAGCAGGGACGCCCGCTCGACGTGGTCCTCGTCAAGGGCGGCCGTACGAAGATCCGTTACGAGGCCGAGCTGGTCGCCGACGATGGCACCCGCATCGCCGTCCGGGCCCCCTGGTCCGGCGCCGGGGTCCGCGACTTCGGCTTCGTCCGCTTCGAGCCGGGCGACGTCTTCACGGAGTACTACTGGCGCGACCGCTGGTACGCCGTGAAGGAGGTCCGGGACGCCGCGGGTGCCCTCAAGGGCTGGTACTGCGATGTCACCCGCCCGGCCACGCTGTCCGGCCCCGAGCTGGTCGTCGAGGACCTGGACCTGGACCTGTGGCGGTCCGCGGACGGCACGGACGTACGCCGCCTGGACGAGGACGAGTTCGCCGAGAGCGGTCTGGCGGAGACGGACCCCGCGGCGGCAGAGGCGGCCGTGGCGGCTCTGGACGAGCTGGAGGGGTTCGCCACCGTCGAGGGCGGTCTGGAGTCCCTGCTGGCCTAG
- a CDS encoding ArsI/CadI family heavy metal resistance metalloenzyme, protein MSRVQLALRVPDLDASIAFYSRLFGTEPAKLRDGYANFAIAEPPLKLVLIEGTPDEDTRLDHLGVEVASTEAVHAATARLSEAGLATTEENDTTCCYALQDKVWVHGPGQEPWEVYVVKADANSLAKQQGSTCCTPASADTDSKEPVTAGGCC, encoded by the coding sequence ATGTCCCGCGTACAGCTGGCCCTGCGAGTCCCGGACCTAGACGCGTCCATCGCCTTCTACAGCCGACTCTTCGGCACCGAGCCCGCCAAACTCCGCGATGGCTACGCCAACTTCGCCATCGCCGAGCCCCCGCTCAAGCTCGTCCTGATCGAAGGCACCCCGGACGAGGACACCCGCCTGGACCACCTCGGCGTCGAGGTGGCGTCGACGGAGGCCGTTCACGCCGCAACCGCCCGCCTGAGCGAGGCCGGCCTGGCGACGACCGAGGAGAACGACACCACCTGCTGCTACGCCCTCCAGGACAAAGTCTGGGTCCACGGCCCCGGCCAGGAGCCCTGGGAGGTCTACGTCGTCAAGGCCGACGCCAACTCACTGGCCAAGCAGCAGGGCAGCACCTGCTGCACCCCGGCCTCGGCCGACACCGACTCGAAGGAACCGGTCACCGCAGGCGGCTGCTGCTGA
- the ku gene encoding non-homologous end joining protein Ku: MPRSIWSGAISFGLVTVPVNVASATESHSISFHQYHLEDMGRVRYRKICEIEDRQVDESEIGKGYELAKDHIIPISDADLENLPLPTAKAVEIEAFVPLESIDPIRISAGYYLTPKGQVAAKPYKLLREALGRSSRVAIAKWAWHGRERLGMLRVRDEALVLHVMYWPDEIRDPTELLPPPVELTESEIDGALALIDSMTREALEGPEFHDSYTDALAQIIEAKREDKPMPEAPEPADTDGKVFDLMAALNESVAKAKASRGEGPAEVHELRKKAATAKKTPAKKQPAKKTAAKKGTAKKTAGRRPRSA, translated from the coding sequence ATGCCCCGATCGATCTGGTCCGGAGCCATCTCGTTCGGCCTGGTCACGGTGCCGGTCAACGTGGCCAGTGCCACGGAGAGCCACAGCATCAGCTTCCACCAGTACCACCTGGAGGACATGGGCAGGGTCCGCTACCGGAAGATCTGCGAGATCGAGGACCGCCAGGTCGACGAGAGCGAGATCGGCAAAGGCTACGAGCTCGCCAAGGACCACATCATCCCGATCAGCGACGCCGACCTCGAAAACCTGCCGCTGCCCACCGCGAAGGCCGTGGAGATCGAGGCGTTCGTGCCGCTGGAGTCCATCGACCCGATCCGCATCAGCGCCGGCTACTACCTCACCCCCAAGGGGCAGGTCGCGGCGAAACCGTACAAGTTGCTGCGCGAGGCCCTCGGCAGATCGTCCCGGGTTGCCATCGCCAAGTGGGCGTGGCACGGGCGCGAGCGCCTGGGCATGCTGCGGGTGCGGGACGAAGCGCTCGTGCTGCACGTCATGTACTGGCCCGACGAGATCCGTGACCCCACCGAGTTGCTGCCGCCGCCCGTGGAACTGACCGAGAGCGAGATCGACGGTGCGCTCGCGCTCATCGACAGCATGACCCGCGAAGCCCTGGAGGGCCCGGAGTTCCACGACTCGTACACCGACGCCCTGGCGCAGATCATCGAAGCCAAGCGCGAGGACAAGCCCATGCCCGAGGCACCCGAGCCTGCGGACACGGACGGCAAGGTGTTCGACCTGATGGCCGCCCTCAACGAGTCCGTGGCCAAGGCGAAGGCCTCCCGCGGCGAAGGCCCGGCCGAGGTGCACGAGCTGCGGAAGAAGGCGGCCACGGCCAAGAAGACACCGGCGAAGAAGCAGCCCGCCAAGAAGACGGCCGCGAAGAAGGGCACTGCGAAGAAGACCGCCGGGCGCCGGCCCCGCAGCGCTTAG
- a CDS encoding NAD(P)-binding domain-containing protein, translating into MNALTDQLPVVVIGAGPIGLAAAAHLVERGIEPLVLETGATAGSAVREWSHVRLFSTWGELIDPTAEKLLAPTGWVRPDASTYPTGGDWAELYLQPLAEILGDKVRYGATVTGVARAGRDRIVDSGRDQQPFTVHIQSADGAEERLTARAVIDASGTWSVPSPMGADGLPALGEKKTADRITYRVPILSDPAVRARYAGKRTAVVGSGASAFTALALLADLAKENDGTHAVWILRRGISDNTYGGGEADQLPARGALGLRAKAAVEAGQASAVTGFRAQALERDGDQLVLVAEDGRRLDPVDEVIVLTGFRPDLSFLSELRLGLDERLQAPTALAPLIDPNVHSCGTVYPHGVNELSHPEQGVYLVGMKSYGRAPTFLAMTGYEQVRSITASLAGDQEAAERVELTLPETGVCGGAGLFDEPENAEESGGGCCAAPTTLQIGAGAPAPTSGGC; encoded by the coding sequence CCAGCTGCCCGTCGTGGTCATCGGCGCCGGTCCTATCGGCCTGGCTGCCGCTGCACATCTCGTCGAGCGTGGCATCGAACCCCTGGTCCTGGAGACTGGCGCGACAGCGGGCAGCGCTGTGCGCGAGTGGTCGCACGTTCGGTTGTTCTCGACCTGGGGCGAACTCATCGACCCGACCGCCGAGAAGCTCCTCGCTCCGACCGGCTGGGTCCGCCCCGACGCCTCCACCTACCCGACCGGCGGCGACTGGGCCGAGCTCTACCTCCAGCCGCTCGCCGAAATCCTCGGCGACAAGGTCCGCTACGGCGCCACAGTGACCGGCGTCGCCCGCGCCGGCCGCGACCGCATCGTCGACTCCGGCCGCGACCAGCAGCCGTTCACCGTGCACATCCAGTCCGCCGACGGTGCCGAGGAGCGGCTCACCGCACGCGCAGTCATCGACGCCTCCGGCACCTGGTCCGTCCCGAGCCCGATGGGCGCCGACGGACTACCCGCCCTCGGCGAGAAGAAGACCGCCGACCGCATCACCTATCGCGTCCCCATCCTGAGCGACCCGGCCGTTCGCGCCCGGTACGCGGGCAAGCGCACCGCCGTCGTCGGCTCCGGCGCCTCCGCTTTCACCGCCCTCGCCCTCCTCGCCGACCTCGCGAAGGAGAACGACGGCACACACGCGGTGTGGATCCTGCGCCGCGGAATCAGCGACAACACCTACGGCGGTGGCGAGGCCGACCAGCTCCCCGCCCGCGGCGCACTCGGTCTGCGCGCCAAAGCTGCCGTTGAGGCCGGCCAGGCGAGCGCCGTCACCGGCTTCCGTGCACAGGCCCTGGAACGCGACGGCGACCAGCTTGTCCTTGTCGCGGAGGACGGCCGCCGCCTCGACCCGGTCGACGAGGTCATCGTCCTCACCGGTTTCCGCCCCGACCTGTCCTTCCTCTCAGAGCTCCGACTCGGCCTCGACGAGCGCCTCCAGGCCCCGACCGCGCTCGCCCCGCTCATCGACCCCAACGTCCACTCCTGCGGCACGGTCTACCCGCACGGCGTCAACGAGCTCTCCCACCCGGAACAGGGCGTCTACCTGGTCGGCATGAAGTCCTACGGCCGCGCGCCGACGTTCCTCGCCATGACCGGCTACGAGCAGGTCCGCTCCATCACCGCCTCGCTCGCAGGCGACCAGGAGGCCGCCGAGCGCGTCGAACTCACCCTCCCGGAAACGGGCGTATGCGGCGGCGCGGGCCTGTTCGACGAGCCGGAGAACGCCGAGGAGTCCGGCGGTGGATGCTGCGCCGCACCCACCACCCTCCAGATCGGAGCCGGCGCCCCGGCACCCACGTCCGGCGGCTGCTGA
- a CDS encoding GNAT family N-acetyltransferase: MTVSVRDLRPEVRADVEGFVGVRHRALPYLVVTPEAVVHGATRAHPDAHARPLLAEENGEIIGTAQVGIAHDSPEPGQGFVNVYVHPERTRRGAGALLLRTAEEHLAAVGATALFAWVLDEPDNRAFAERHGYSASRSAHFLRLDLANGTLPPLQALPPGVELRTAADFADDPRPLFELDAEATLDEPGDVDTEFTDYEAWLEETWRHPLNSHELTSVVLVDGRPAAFSAARTDGATRYGTAMTGSARAFRGRGLAKLAKNDSLHRARAAGYTEAFTGNDAGNGPMLAINKWFGYEVCATEVRHVRELG; this comes from the coding sequence ATGACCGTCTCCGTCCGCGATCTGCGTCCCGAAGTCCGAGCCGACGTCGAGGGATTCGTCGGTGTCCGGCACCGCGCCCTCCCGTATCTCGTAGTCACTCCGGAGGCCGTGGTCCACGGCGCCACCCGTGCCCACCCCGACGCCCACGCGCGGCCTCTCCTCGCCGAGGAGAACGGCGAGATCATCGGTACGGCCCAGGTCGGCATCGCCCACGACAGCCCGGAGCCCGGGCAGGGCTTCGTCAACGTGTACGTGCACCCGGAGCGCACGCGCCGCGGCGCCGGCGCGCTCCTGCTGCGCACCGCCGAGGAACACCTGGCCGCCGTGGGCGCGACCGCCCTGTTCGCCTGGGTGCTCGACGAGCCGGACAACCGCGCCTTCGCCGAACGGCACGGCTATAGCGCGAGCCGCTCCGCGCACTTCCTGCGCCTCGACCTGGCGAACGGCACGCTGCCCCCGCTCCAGGCGCTCCCACCCGGCGTCGAACTGCGCACGGCCGCCGACTTCGCGGACGACCCGCGCCCGCTGTTCGAACTGGACGCGGAGGCGACGCTGGACGAACCCGGTGACGTCGACACCGAGTTCACGGACTACGAGGCCTGGCTGGAGGAGACCTGGCGGCACCCGCTGAACAGCCACGAGCTCACCTCGGTGGTCCTCGTCGACGGCCGACCCGCCGCCTTCAGCGCCGCCCGCACGGACGGCGCCACCCGCTACGGCACCGCCATGACCGGCAGCGCCCGCGCCTTCCGCGGCCGCGGCCTGGCCAAGCTCGCGAAGAACGACTCGCTGCATCGCGCCCGCGCCGCCGGGTACACGGAGGCCTTCACGGGCAACGACGCCGGCAACGGCCCGATGCTCGCGATCAACAAGTGGTTCGGCTATGAGGTCTGCGCGACGGAGGTGCGCCATGTCCGCGAACTCGGCTGA
- a CDS encoding DUF5925 domain-containing protein — protein sequence MSANPHDALPIRLNVDDSDSPSDVVDALFLGRFATGEQPYSHAANIDRVRSGVTLLPPGARVLRTARDDDRSATLAEGDGWTVLISRWNRGADVTVTATSEELAERVLGEATDGAADEPEPQPENVTMGFWYVSPRRGPHRTTRQISAGTWDEVRTNYTAPVADAMDRLMKTTPEDIAGRLLLLHGPPGTGKTSALRTLARSWRDWCQVDCVLDPERLFSDVGYLMDIAIGEDDSTGKGRWRLLLLEDCDELIRGEAKHTAGQALSRLLNLTDGLLGQGRNVLVGVTTNEDLERLHPAVVRPGRCLARIEVGPLTRGEAATWLGTEEGVGREGATLAELYALKRGTSPTSLPDPRDGADAGLYL from the coding sequence ATGTCTGCGAACCCACACGACGCTCTGCCGATCAGGCTCAACGTCGACGACAGCGACTCGCCGTCCGACGTCGTCGACGCGCTGTTCCTCGGCCGCTTCGCGACGGGCGAGCAGCCGTACTCGCACGCGGCGAACATCGACCGCGTACGGTCCGGGGTGACGCTCCTGCCGCCGGGCGCCCGTGTGCTGCGCACCGCCCGCGACGACGACCGCAGCGCGACGCTGGCGGAGGGCGACGGCTGGACCGTGCTGATCTCCCGCTGGAACCGGGGCGCCGACGTCACCGTGACGGCGACCAGTGAGGAACTGGCGGAGCGCGTCCTGGGCGAGGCGACGGACGGCGCGGCGGACGAGCCCGAACCGCAGCCGGAGAACGTCACCATGGGCTTCTGGTACGTCTCCCCCAGGCGCGGCCCGCACCGCACGACCCGGCAGATCTCGGCGGGCACGTGGGACGAGGTGCGGACCAACTACACCGCGCCGGTGGCGGACGCGATGGACCGCCTGATGAAGACGACCCCGGAGGACATCGCCGGCCGGCTGCTCCTGCTGCACGGCCCGCCGGGCACGGGCAAGACGTCGGCGCTGCGGACGCTGGCCCGCTCCTGGCGGGACTGGTGCCAGGTCGACTGCGTCCTGGACCCGGAGCGGCTGTTCAGTGACGTCGGCTATCTGATGGACATCGCGATCGGCGAGGACGACTCGACCGGCAAGGGCCGCTGGCGGCTGCTGCTCCTGGAGGACTGCGACGAGCTGATCCGCGGCGAGGCGAAGCACACGGCGGGCCAGGCGCTGTCGCGGCTGCTGAACCTGACGGACGGCCTGCTGGGCCAGGGCCGCAACGTCCTGGTCGGTGTCACGACCAACGAGGACCTGGAGCGCCTCCACCCCGCCGTCGTCCGCCCCGGCCGCTGTCTCGCCCGCATCGAGGTGGGTCCGCTGACGCGCGGTGAGGCGGCCACCTGGCTGGGCACGGAGGAGGGCGTCGGCCGTGAGGGCGCCACGCTGGCGGAGCTGTACGCGCTGAAGCGGGGCACGTCCCCGACGTCGCTGCCGGACCCGCGGGACGGGGCGGACGCGGGGCTGTACCTCTAG
- a CDS encoding GH39 family glycosyl hydrolase, with product MGRHGWNSGAGRWRLTALLGVGAAALALVVTLFNTLPGNGLNTDGTSRDGDKVHGNPTATPDATNPEVGWGFTHTQYSADEGDSAAVKRVEGRLADAGGLPQIQHIMGWGSDNPEPVEGRYDFEAMDRRIDFIRASGSTPVVTLCCAPDWMKGGKAGVDNTNWSQAALETPPEPGHFEDFAALAVTVAKRYPDVRHFIVWNEFKGFWNDAEARWDYEGYTRLYNLVHKALKKVNPDIMVGGPYLVMDSVDPRAEEASTELKGSWGAMDQRTIDAFAYWNRHKTGADFVVVDGSSYTRDDELLPDEFTATDKFTAVSQWVRRQTGDLPLWWAEYYVEPADGNDDRKEWSEARRVAVQATGMIALAKGGASSAFYWNPEEERGTACAGCLWTPTDTAGGGAKLPMYDLVARFGKEFRPGTEYKKVSVDKPDVRVLATDKAVLVVNTLDRQTDAEIDGEKVELQAYEVKWLKR from the coding sequence ATGGGACGTCATGGGTGGAATTCGGGGGCAGGGCGGTGGCGGCTCACCGCGCTGCTAGGGGTGGGCGCGGCGGCTCTGGCACTGGTGGTGACGCTTTTCAACACGCTCCCGGGCAACGGTCTGAACACCGACGGCACCTCACGCGACGGCGACAAGGTGCACGGCAACCCGACCGCCACGCCGGACGCCACGAACCCGGAGGTGGGCTGGGGGTTCACGCACACCCAGTACAGCGCCGACGAGGGCGACTCCGCCGCCGTCAAGCGCGTCGAGGGACGGCTCGCGGACGCCGGGGGGCTGCCGCAGATCCAGCACATCATGGGCTGGGGCTCCGACAATCCCGAGCCGGTCGAGGGGCGCTACGACTTCGAGGCGATGGACCGCCGCATCGACTTCATCCGCGCCTCCGGCAGCACCCCCGTCGTCACCCTGTGCTGCGCCCCCGACTGGATGAAGGGCGGCAAGGCCGGCGTCGACAACACGAACTGGAGCCAGGCCGCCCTGGAGACGCCGCCCGAGCCCGGGCACTTCGAGGACTTCGCCGCGCTCGCGGTGACCGTCGCCAAGCGCTATCCGGACGTACGGCACTTCATCGTGTGGAACGAGTTCAAGGGCTTCTGGAACGACGCCGAGGCCCGCTGGGACTACGAGGGCTACACCCGGCTCTACAACCTCGTCCACAAGGCGCTGAAGAAGGTCAACCCCGACATCATGGTCGGCGGGCCGTACCTCGTGATGGACAGCGTCGACCCGCGCGCTGAGGAGGCCTCGACGGAGCTGAAGGGCTCCTGGGGCGCCATGGACCAGCGCACGATCGACGCCTTCGCGTACTGGAACCGGCACAAGACCGGCGCCGACTTCGTCGTCGTGGACGGCTCCAGCTACACCCGGGACGACGAGCTGCTGCCCGACGAGTTCACGGCCACCGACAAGTTCACGGCCGTCAGTCAGTGGGTGCGCCGGCAGACCGGCGATCTGCCGCTGTGGTGGGCCGAGTACTACGTCGAGCCCGCCGACGGCAACGACGACCGCAAGGAGTGGTCCGAGGCCCGCCGGGTCGCCGTACAGGCCACCGGGATGATCGCGCTGGCCAAGGGCGGCGCCTCCTCCGCCTTCTACTGGAACCCGGAGGAGGAGCGCGGCACCGCATGCGCCGGGTGCCTGTGGACGCCGACCGACACCGCGGGCGGCGGTGCGAAGCTGCCCATGTACGACCTGGTGGCCCGCTTCGGCAAGGAGTTCCGGCCGGGCACCGAGTACAAGAAGGTGTCCGTGGACAAGCCCGATGTGCGGGTCCTGGCCACGGACAAGGCGGTCCTCGTCGTGAACACCCTCGACAGGCAGACCGACGCGGAGATCGACGGCGAGAAGGTCGAGCTCCAGGCCTACGAGGTCAAGTGGCTCAAGCGCTGA
- a CDS encoding DUF72 domain-containing protein, giving the protein MTLFVGTSGWQYRDWRGALYPADVPMRLWLEEYTRHFATVEINNAFYRLPTRENFEVWRDRVPGDFVVGVKASRYLTHIKRLKDPEEPVHRLMSHAAGLGDRLGPVLLQLPPTLRADPGLLDACLACFPSGTRIAVEPRHESWWTAGTRKVLESRGAALCWADVQARPVTPLWRTADWGYVRFHEGRAHPWPRYGRRSLETWVDRMVTTWSDAEDMYAYFNNDPGAAAVADAVAFGRAATRAGLTVTRTPEFAARR; this is encoded by the coding sequence ATGACCCTGTTCGTCGGGACGTCGGGGTGGCAGTACCGGGACTGGCGGGGTGCCCTCTACCCCGCCGACGTGCCCATGCGGCTGTGGCTGGAGGAGTACACGCGGCACTTCGCCACGGTGGAGATCAACAACGCCTTCTACCGGCTGCCCACGCGGGAGAACTTCGAGGTCTGGCGTGACCGGGTGCCGGGGGATTTCGTGGTCGGGGTGAAGGCGAGCCGCTACCTCACCCACATCAAGCGCCTCAAGGATCCCGAGGAGCCGGTCCACCGCCTGATGTCCCATGCGGCGGGCCTGGGTGACCGCCTGGGACCGGTCCTCCTCCAACTCCCGCCGACCCTGCGCGCCGACCCCGGCCTCCTCGACGCCTGCCTGGCCTGCTTCCCGTCCGGGACCCGGATCGCGGTCGAGCCCCGCCACGAGTCCTGGTGGACGGCCGGCACCCGCAAGGTGCTGGAGTCCCGGGGTGCCGCCCTGTGCTGGGCCGACGTACAGGCCCGCCCGGTCACGCCCCTGTGGCGCACCGCCGACTGGGGCTACGTCCGCTTCCACGAGGGCCGCGCCCACCCCTGGCCCCGCTACGGCCGGCGCTCCCTGGAGACCTGGGTCGACCGCATGGTTACCACCTGGTCCGACGCCGAGGACATGTACGCGTACTTCAACAACGACCCCGGCGCGGCGGCGGTGGCGGACGCGGTGGCCTTCGGGCGCGCGGCGACGCGGGCGGGGCTGACCGTGACGCGAACGCCGGAGTTCGCGGCACGGCGCTGA